The following proteins are co-located in the Spirosoma montaniterrae genome:
- a CDS encoding SPOR domain-containing protein, with product MRYGSLLLIFYLLVLAMGCASSRATSGRSSVDYGSYNEDLSTVRPVYKPTASASPATNKPVSPTNTATPTPATTTRKPDANKPNAPVEALHINRQLDYVMDTIATQNRSVRYAPGFRVQVYVGNQRQEVESIKLLIYQNFPELSPYLTYNQPTYKLKVGDFMRRIDAERYFSSIKRLVTSAQLQPDKVDVRRSLSIK from the coding sequence ATGCGCTACGGTTCACTGTTATTGATTTTCTATCTCCTCGTACTGGCAATGGGCTGCGCCAGTAGCCGGGCAACCAGTGGCCGTTCATCGGTAGACTATGGTAGTTATAACGAAGACTTATCGACAGTTCGGCCCGTATACAAGCCAACGGCATCGGCTTCACCGGCAACAAACAAGCCGGTGAGTCCAACAAACACAGCTACGCCCACACCTGCCACTACAACTCGTAAGCCTGATGCGAATAAACCAAATGCACCCGTTGAAGCATTGCACATTAACCGCCAGCTCGATTATGTAATGGATACCATTGCAACTCAAAACCGGTCGGTTCGATACGCACCGGGTTTCCGGGTTCAGGTCTATGTCGGTAACCAGCGACAGGAAGTTGAATCGATAAAATTACTTATTTATCAGAATTTTCCGGAATTAAGCCCATATTTGACCTATAATCAGCCAACGTATAAACTAAAAGTAGGCGATTTCATGCGTCGAATAGATGCGGAGCGTTATTTTTCGTCTATAAAACGGTTGGTTACGTCAGCGCAGCTTCAACCCGATAAGGTAGATGTTCGGCGCAGCCTTTCAATA